From uncultured Desulfobacter sp., the proteins below share one genomic window:
- a CDS encoding AraC family transcriptional regulator, whose amino-acid sequence MSAEVTIRNPDGKYIRFQEEPALSGPGREIVRSVPPGLGRGRFLNLDCRSGMEICMSRCRFTRDYLARIAWPAPRLTFVFCLSGATQTLNACSTSPLGITAGQAHLHYFEDPVLVRRTAGDKEIRAVVVRFPSEKIAGLLGPPNEPGPQKTITKAIAQGRLFYSQTMNFTVQSVLHQMYACPHRGLVRQIFLESKAMELVAYTLEQAFDTALPGSPIRADERDRIIAARDILVSRLKFPPSLTDLARQVDMSHTRLTRGFKKVFGCTVFAYLRKERLAYAGMLLSENRLNITEAAFEAGFCSSSHFAQAFRKQFGISPSDFTSRK is encoded by the coding sequence ATGAGTGCTGAAGTAACCATAAGAAACCCCGATGGCAAATATATCCGGTTTCAGGAAGAACCGGCGCTTTCCGGCCCGGGGCGGGAGATCGTGCGGTCTGTGCCGCCCGGACTGGGCCGGGGCCGGTTCCTGAACCTTGACTGCCGGTCTGGTATGGAAATCTGCATGAGCCGTTGCCGGTTTACCCGGGATTACCTGGCCAGGATCGCCTGGCCGGCACCCAGGCTAACCTTTGTATTCTGTCTGTCCGGAGCCACCCAGACCCTGAACGCCTGCAGTACGTCCCCTTTGGGAATCACGGCCGGACAGGCGCATCTCCACTATTTTGAAGACCCGGTCCTGGTGCGGCGGACCGCCGGGGATAAGGAGATCCGGGCCGTGGTGGTCCGGTTTCCTTCTGAAAAGATTGCCGGCCTTTTGGGGCCACCCAATGAACCCGGGCCCCAAAAGACGATTACCAAAGCCATTGCCCAAGGGCGTCTTTTTTATTCCCAGACCATGAATTTCACCGTACAATCCGTGCTTCACCAAATGTATGCCTGCCCCCACCGGGGACTGGTCAGGCAGATCTTTCTGGAGAGCAAGGCCATGGAGCTTGTGGCCTATACCCTGGAGCAGGCCTTTGACACTGCCCTGCCGGGATCGCCGATCCGGGCCGATGAACGGGACCGGATTATTGCGGCCCGGGATATTTTGGTCTCCCGGCTCAAATTCCCGCCGTCCCTCACGGATCTGGCCCGGCAGGTGGACATGAGCCACACCCGCCTGACCCGGGGATTTAAAAAGGTGTTTGGATGCACCGTGTTTGCGTATCTTAGAAAGGAGCGCCTGGCCTATGCCGGGATGTTGCTTTCGGAAAACAGACTGAATATTACCGAAGCAGCCTTTGAAGCCGGGTTCTGCAGCTCCAGCCACTTTGCCCAAGCCTTTCGCAAACAATTCGGGATCTCTCCTTCGGACTTCACGTCCCGGAAATAA
- a CDS encoding sigma-54 dependent transcriptional regulator, which translates to MHPDDSPVVPREEKPQKANAPIGICPFKGKHQCGNIIGQSQAMKRIHTAIAMVSASNASVLIQGESGTGKELVARAIHCYSQRTFHPFVTINCSVFSESLLESELFGHAKGAFTGAMTERIGRFEAADDGTVFLDEVGELTSYMQIKLLRVLQEREFERVGEIEKRQVNIRVLAATNRDLRTMVEQGTFREDLYYRLKVFPINIPPLRKRKNDIPAIVNHFIKMQNREGDKKITGIKENTLKLFIDYPWPGNIRELRNAIEYAFVVCQDQQIGITDIPQEIKTVECTPLPRKNTFADSAPPAQKVLTPELLFDLLKTCDWNKAEVGRRMGLSRTTIWTYMKKWNIPLKRLDFSRDCLYGGK; encoded by the coding sequence ATGCATCCCGATGATTCCCCGGTAGTTCCGCGGGAAGAAAAACCGCAAAAAGCAAATGCCCCCATTGGTATATGCCCGTTTAAAGGCAAGCACCAATGCGGAAACATCATCGGGCAGAGCCAGGCCATGAAGCGGATTCACACTGCCATTGCAATGGTATCAGCGAGCAATGCCTCTGTGTTGATCCAGGGAGAGAGCGGCACCGGAAAGGAACTGGTTGCCCGGGCCATCCATTGCTACAGCCAAAGAACCTTTCATCCCTTTGTCACCATCAATTGCTCGGTTTTTAGCGAATCGCTTCTTGAAAGTGAGCTGTTCGGCCATGCAAAAGGGGCATTTACCGGTGCCATGACCGAGCGGATCGGTCGGTTTGAAGCCGCCGACGATGGTACTGTTTTTCTGGATGAAGTCGGTGAACTGACCTCCTATATGCAGATAAAACTGTTACGGGTACTCCAGGAAAGGGAGTTTGAACGGGTGGGGGAAATCGAAAAGCGGCAGGTGAATATCCGGGTACTGGCCGCCACAAACCGCGACCTGCGGACCATGGTTGAACAAGGCACGTTTCGTGAGGATCTTTACTACCGGCTCAAGGTTTTTCCCATTAATATACCGCCCTTGCGTAAACGCAAAAATGATATTCCCGCCATTGTGAATCATTTCATTAAAATGCAAAACCGGGAAGGCGATAAAAAAATAACCGGGATCAAGGAAAACACCCTTAAACTGTTCATAGACTACCCCTGGCCAGGGAATATCCGGGAATTAAGAAATGCCATTGAATACGCCTTTGTGGTTTGCCAGGATCAACAGATTGGCATTACAGATATTCCGCAGGAAATCAAAACCGTTGAATGTACCCCCCTTCCCAGAAAAAATACCTTTGCGGATTCGGCGCCCCCCGCACAAAAGGTCTTGACCCCGGAACTTTTGTTTGACCTGCTTAAAACCTGTGACTGGAACAAGGCCGAAGTCGGCCGGAGAATGGGTCTGAGCCGAACCACGATCTGGACATACATGAAAAAGTGGAACATTCCCCTCAAACGGTTAGACTTTTCCAGGGACTGCCTTTATGGTGGAAAGTAA